The window aataaaagttTGTGATGAAAATGGCATAGAGTATTCCTTTTACAATTATAAAAAGAATGAACCCTGTAACTTTCTTTACCGATCCTTATTTATCTCGCTTTAATATCTTCAACAGTTCATCCGTCatcaaaataaatcataaaatacTCATAATAATCTATCTAAATAGTTCACTTTCTCAAATCCTATCCAAATTCTGTCCATTGGAGGAGTCCCTTGTAATTCATCAGCTAAGTCTCAATAATGAAATTGTTAAGATCTGCACTTAGATCTAACGACTGTACAGCAACCTTGATAGTTGTTAGACCTCtctaaactttaattaattaactttaattttttactttattttttattaggCTTGTCATATTCATCCCATgaactttaattaattaaatccacCTTAAATAAAAAACACATGCCGACCCATTGATGTGATGCACCAAAACTAAGAACAACAAGTAATGTACCTCTTTTTATGTGCACATTAATCTATAAAACATATCTAATATTAAATCCTTGATTTGATGAATTAGTTATGCAGTAGCTGTCAATTAGGTGGTTTCTTGGTCTATTTAAGTAGACTTTCGTTTGAATTTATATAACAATATTATTTAGGgaagattaatttaattttttttaaaaaaatctaaattatacCTTTCTATTTTGTTTTTTATAGTCAATCCTGTAGCCCATACATATGATATTAAATAATGATAAATCAACAAAGTTGATTTAAAAACAAATTATCGAGTATTTTATATACCATTTTAAAGCAAAATTTAGTTTATAAATtgatctaaaaataaaaaataactctTTAATTATTCTATGGTTCTTGTTACAcctaataagttttttttttcaatttaacttgtttgataatttatttggtaGAATATCAAAAGAGCATATTGTCAATATTATTTAAATGAGATtccatataaaaaaatattaaaatattattttatttataatttaatttataaatattcttttatACTCCAtcttaaaatgattttaactAAAATTGCTTATGTCTCTTAGAACATTATTTATCTAAAGTAGAATAATTTAGACCAAAATTACTCTAAACTAATACAGTTTGAATTATTTAAAATAGAATACAGATAATTATTTCaagaataaaaattaatattttaataattataaaagttATTTTGgtgatataaataattaaaagtgCCCTTTTAATTTTCTCATCatttattttgaatgatttagaCTATTAAACAAACACAACcacatatataaatttttttagttaaaataattgtCAACACGTAATTCATTTAGAAACCTATTTGTTGAGCGTGTTGTCGCATCAACTAAGTTTATTCTTAATTTGTATTAGATATTGttttatcaaataatttaaatagattaaatttaaatttaatttatcaattcaTTTAAAAACGGATCTAAATGACTCAGTCAATGTAAGTTTTGGATCCATGTAGGTCAGTCTATTACGAGTTTAGGTTGGGCCACGGGTAAATCAAAATGGAAAATTTAATGGACACGTATGCTTGTCCGTCTGATTcacaatttaaacttaaaaattttaatattttcaatattttttatttatttgataggATCGTAATCCGATCTCtctgttgaataagtgaatggagaagaaatgaaataagaAAGAGGTTCcattatgaatgagactttagtctcacattgtaAGTTTCAAGGcacttttgttggtttatattaattcacatactttgaaattatgaacaaatgcatggagagAGACTCTTTCTCACACGTGGGTATGCAAggagggtgcaaatccagggcccggatttgTACTGAACAAGTTGGCTCGAGCACGACTTGCGCAcacgaatgtcggaccggtcAGGACAAAATTCGTCCAAATGGAATAACCAACATTTTATCACGTAAACTTTTTTACTACTTGTGTAGCGGATATATTAAAGGAAAATTAATACAGGACGTTTCGTAATTTGGATGTATTAAAGGAAAATTAATGCGGGATGTTCCGTAACTTAGTTAGATCCCTTTTTTTGATTAATTTTCAATAAGTAATGATTTTTTTCTCCCATTCATCTTTTTGTCTcacatatattatttatattattatgcGGGAAGTGAAATGGAAAaggttattttaaataaaataaaatatcacttAACAAGGAATAAGTTGGGTAAGTTGTAAGAGTCATTAAAGCCACGTACGCATTAATGAGGAAGTAGATGTGCCAAcaaaacctttttttttaaaacaatttttttttatctaattctCTTTTTAATTTCCTTCAAATGTCAATATCAAATCATTTAATCTCATAAAAATTCAATTAGTTATACTATTCAGGAAAACTTCACAACATGGAATCCAACTCAATTTTTCCAAATTTAGTGCTGAATTATATATTATCTTTTAAGAAGAATAGAAGAATGAAATGATTTCAGTGTGTGTTTTTTTGCTTGGAATTCCATGCATCAAATGATTTGGACTCTTTTCTAACATAATTTACACGTATTGGAAAGTTGGTGAGACGTTGATTTCAACAAGGATATTTTAGTTgataaaggagaaaaaaaaggGGATAAATTATTGAATTCAAGTGTTTGTCCAACACTCTAATCAACCACTTCCTTTTATATGATTGAATTGCAAACGAATGCCTTTCCAACCCaaaatatacatgctttattgaagttcattttttttaaaaaaaatatatattgttcaactatttttaaaacttacAGTGATAATTTATCAAAGATCTCACACCTTAATTTACTCAATATTAATCCAAATAGACTTGAACTCGCACAACATAATTATTTTGGTCTTCCAAAATCAACCTCAAAATAGCAGCATTGCACCATGTTCAATTCCTTAATGAGCAATAGTAATTTCCCAAATTTGTTCtcataaagaaaaaggaatagaATCAAGATTTTGAATTTATCCCTTCAAAAATTTGGTGAACCAAATGGCAGATTTCTTTGGGTACCTCTTCAATCCATTTTTGTAGTCCACAAAGTTTATGCCAAACCTGAGTGTATACCCTGACCTCCATTCGAAGTTATCCAAAAGAGACCATGCAAAGTATCCTCTCACATCCACACCCTCCCTGTAGTTGTGCAAAATATCATAATATATGAATTGCTCATGAAATTTTATACAAATTTTTCAgaggggaaaaaaaatgaaaaacctGATTGCTTGATTAAGATAAAAGAGATGTTGTTCAAAGTAGCTTGTTCTTGTATCATCCTTCAATGCGTCTTCCAATGATAGGGTTTCATTGTTAAATTCATCAACTCCTGATCAATTTACTAACAATCAATAAAAGAAGTATTTAAAACAGAGGTACTATCAGGTTCTACTTGGGAAATCTGCACTCTCACAGTTTTATGATCTGCGAAGTACCTCTAATTCAAACTCATTCATTTCGCCTCTTAATTTGTCTTAAGAAAACAATATCCATATATGTGCCACATCCTTTTTTTGTTGATAGTGTTAATGATCAAGAAGTGAAACAAGAGTTTGAAAATCCTGAAGGTTAGTTTCATGATTGTAGAACTCCAAAGGCATTTTGAAAAAGGAGGATAAACTCCGGTTTAAACAAATCCCTGATTTACCTGAagtattattgttttttttttctagaatAATAATGCACTAAGGTTGAGGAAATCAACTCACCATTCTCAGTAATATACACCACTGGATTGTTGTATTTGGTCTTTACATGGAGTAAGAGCTGTTTCAATCCTGGTGGATAGATGAACAACCAATCTGAAGCAgcctaaaaatgaaaaaaaaaaacagttcaATTAAATGAAGAAAAAACCCTGTTGAGCTGGTCAAGAATTCCTATTGAGCCAGTTGAAAATCTGATTCAACCTAGTGCTCTCCCTTATTGAGCCAGACAGGCTTAAATCACCGATTCTTGGCTGAATATGTTTGACTACCGGTCCAGATTTAGAAggacaaaagaaaaggaaactccacattgtttaaaataaaaatgttcTCACCTTCGGTCCAATGAGAACTCCAGCTCTTTTCCCTGTTTCAAAACTTTACCAggtaaaaaaacaaaaacaaaaaaaaatcactcAAATTATCAAAATGTACATTCTTATATGCGAAAATCATGTTGctccccaatttttttttttttttaagtatcagCCTCGAGTTTTAAAATCAACAAGATTCGATGCTCCCCAGAGTTTAAAAAATCTTGTCCTTTAGCCACCAACCGCCAACATTGTGAGCGAAATGACAACATGCATCTCCTTTCATTGGAAATAGAAAATTAAGTCTATCATCGCTCCATTATCTCGGGGGATCATttcaacaattttaaaaatatgggGAGGGCATTTCAAAAGCAAGTAAATCATAGGGGATAAATGAATATTTCCCTAATTATATATACCTGTTTGAATAGCATGTTGATCACTGTAAAAATTAGGGTTCGCATCAGTGGAAGGGTGATTGCTGTAGGCATAGAGGCTGGTGTAGTAGTTGATTCCAACAAAATCGAATGATCCTTTAAGCATCTGGGACTCTCTCTCAGTGAACTTTGGCAACCTGTCTTTTACATTAGTCCTCATGCTTGCAGGGTAATCCCCTTGAGTTAAGGGATCCAAAAGCCTGTATATATAAAGATAGACAAACCATAGGCAGAGTAATGGCTAATTAATTatggatttaatttgattttcttttccttttgcttGATAGTCATCAGCTTTATATATGATGGTGTCGATGTCGTGCCTACCATCCAAGCATGAAGTCAAGAGACTTGGAAGCAGCTTCATGGTCAGATTCTGTTCCATTGTAGGGTAGAAACCAGTGGGAGTTTATGGCTATCCCTATCTCGCCTTTCTGCATAGCCTGAACTAAAGATATTTGAAAAGTTAGGTTAACTAACAAATAAGACTTTGAGAAAAGGAAGCTGACGCAAGTTATAATCATACATATGGAGCCCGTTAGGATAGTGCTATTGTTCAGATCCTAAATGTTAGCTAGGGATGTGAAACTTGTATATCACTTTTTGTTTGAATAATGCCTACTATATGGGAGTGAATCCCTAGAGTTGCTTGCATATCACTTTTTGTTAGGATTACAAATGAAATCCTAATCCGACCAGAATCACAAAAAAACCCAAGTAGGCACAATGGGAGCAGCACCTGGAATTTTTCTCTGAATAAAGCCACGGCAGCTGTATGAGCCAGAAGCTGATAATGAGCAATTGTGTAGGGATCCCTACCCAAATCTGCAACATGGCACTCCCCTGATGCCCAAGGAAAACACTGGCCTAATTTGTCTCCATCAGGGTACACCATCAAAGCGAAAGTCCATGGCTCGTTGAAGGTCATCCAGTACTTCACCCTGTCCCCGAACTCCCTAAAGCAAACCTCCGCAAAATCCCTGAAGTCCTCACTGAAACATTAGGTAAAATGGAAATAGAAAAACAAGTTAATTTTTCATGTTCGGATTCTTGAAACTTCAAGTGCAGAAACTATGTACTCACACAATTAATTGGCTTAAGAAACCCCCATATTTGTCTTCCAATGCTTGAGGAGAGTCCCAATGGAAGAGTGTCACAAATGGCTGCAAACCTGCAAATATtaggatttgtttttttttttaattgagaaAACAAAAGACGGGAAAAATAGATCATGGAAAGATGGAATTTTATCCGACCATTGGCTATTAGCTCATTGATGAGGTTATTGTAATAATCCACTCCTTCCCTGTTTATTCCTCCACTTAAGCTTCCAGCTGAAGTGAACTTACAAAGCATTactcgtatatatatatatatatatagatatatgagaaaatttaaaaaataataataataagtttgTTTAATAATTACTTGGTAAAATCCTGGACCAAGAGATGGAAAATCTGTATGCATCCATGCCCATTCTCTTAATGATGTTAACATCTTCCTGTGATTTGATCTAATtattaatcagaaatttgaataaaaaaatttggGGCAAATCTTTTTTTTAGATGGAAAGAACTAATCTACCTTGTAGAGATGGTAAGAGTCAACTGCTACATCCCCATTGCTTCCATCAGCTATTAACTCTGCGTAAGAACAAAGTTTCTTCATGTCAATTTAAAAGATAAAATGTAAAGAAAATGGGCACACAGACACAAgtaaaataaactaaaagaagaaaaaaacaaacCTGGGTGCCTATGACTGAGGGTATCCCAAATGCTTGGCCCTCTGCCACCTTCAGTTGCTGCACCTTCATACTGTTATCATTAAATCAACCAAGACAAACATTGGCAGTAAGAATTTTACAAACAACTTTCTTATTGACTTATTTAAGAGAAGCTCGAGATATGCTGGAAAAGATGCCTGATATGCTGAACTAGCAGTCCCGAATATGAAACCTTTAGGAAAGGAATTCCGATCTAGCTGCAAAGCACTTGATTTCTCATCATTTTGGGGGGACGGCGGTGATGTCATTGATTCCATGATgaagagatgaggaagaagaaatccaccaagaGAAATGAggagaaaaagaggaagaagaagccttgtTGCAACCCCATGAGCCATTGTGGTTGCAAAAGGGGGTTGTCCTTGCATGTTCAATGCTCCAGTATTGACTGAGAAGGAATTAGTAGGAGAGGAAGTGGCATTCATGTTGTTTGGTTGCTTAATTATGGCAACgtgtgtttgaaaaaaaaaaataatacaagtaTTGACTTCAGCGAAGGATCTGAATGGAGAGTTATAGGAATCTTTTTCAAAGGAGATTTGGATTTATTTAGTGGAGGCTTCACGTTTTATCTGCTGGTCACTGATTACAATTAATGCCCACCAGAGCAATCTATTAAGACTGAACTAAAGGCCAACCAAAGCAAAGAAAATCTTTTGAAATGCTacaaaatagaataaaataaattgcATTCCTGCCCGTATTTTTggcatatatgtatatataattattaattattatatatatatatatatatatgagaaggTGTAGCTCCATTTtatgatttgttttttttatcaTCTATTCTGTCCAAAGAGATTTAATCCTTtcatatgtttttttatttataattgcaAATTACAACAACATAATAGATGGATGGGTAATTCAACATtttgagaaaatgaggagagagactCTCAATCATAtaaaaaatcaaaaggaaaaaaaacaaatgtgATGCTCTAACATCTAAACAATGAAGCAAAAAGGTGATTTCGCTCACCCCAGTCCCCAAGCGTCCCTTATTGTCGGCCCCATAGCGAGATGAAGGTAAATTAGCAGCCTCCTAGGTGGGAGGACATTTCATCCTCATAGGAATGAACCCTGCAGAATTGATCCTTGCTCAATGAAGCAACTCTGCCACCCGACCTGAGTACCAATTCAACTACGCTCACATATCACATAAGAGAATAGATACGGAAATCAAAGAAACCACCAGATTTCATCTATTGGCTAATCTCAGCTAGCTATTTATTTCAAGTTTATACTAACCATATTCAAATTTAATACAAATTTGAAGTATacatattttattaaatattatctAACAAGCTATACATCCATGGAGTGAAATGTCGTTCCATGTCGGTGTCGCCGAACACCCTTGCGATCCCCCACAGCGATTCGCGACGATGTTTTTAACACAGATTTAATTAATCTATACAATTTTAGTGTGATATTTCAAACATGcttttataaatcctaattaaattattccaatcaaatatataaaaaatatatatttacatttttaaaaattaattttattaattaatattctgaaaatttatttttaaatgttttaaatttcatttaaaaatactataaaattataataattcagatttatattctaatatttttttattattttaaatttcttttaaaaatttttaaaaattctaatttttttaataaattagatttatattatgataatttttttattattttttatttttttactattttactgtttaattaatatttttttattgtttaatatatattatttaaattaataattaattaaatgactaaataattatttttcaataaaaaactatataaaattatttttttctaacctTAGTATCTTGTCCaataattgagaatttatataaaattaatatacaatttatttttaaattatacacaataaacatatttatctaataattactatatataaataaaaaaataccgaaaccgtatcggcaTGGTACGATactgaaaccgtatcgttcctgGACCGAAACTTCGGCATGgatcgagattttaaaccatgtaTACATCTAAATAAAAAGAATATTAATATACAAAACTCCTAACTATAATGTATAACATAATGTATTTACATAtatatgcatatttttattttcatattatttctATATTATCTAGATTTTAGATATATAGTCCTTATATATATAGTATTAATATAAGACAAAATtgatacaaaaaaataaaatttcacttatttcatttaattaattataatataatgaatatcaatttaatcaaattgTACATAGTAGCAAAGAAATGGAACTATTTCTgaaaactaaaaattttaaaacagttctataatattatataaatttaatGATCATTAAATGGTAACTTATAATTTAAATATTCAGTCACAATGTCCTCTGTTTAAAGTAGCAATACAAAAatttaaggataaaaaataataaagagtTTTAGATACTAGGCAAATTTTGACAATCTTAAAATTCTATAGGGTCGCTCAAAAAGGTTAAACCTGGGAAAGTATAATGAAATTTCCCCTAATAAATATTCATAAAGTAGAGATTTACAAGAATCCTTGTGTCAATCCATAGGCATAAGATTCTGAAACATtgtataatataattaaaaagtcaaatttcaatttatataaaaaaaatcactcACACTGAATAGAATAATATAAAATTGTCagcattataataattattaaaaccttgtttttttttttttgaaaatattcaaAACAAAAGCATATTGCAAATACCTCCAAGTCATATTTCTCTCTTTCTATAAATTTTCCATCTTCAGTCATCCCAACCCCCTATTGCTGTAATCAGACTCTTCTTCCTCTACCATCCTGAAACTGAaacaggattttttttttaaaaaaaagatgagCAATTTCAAACCTGGGAATAAATTTAAAGAGTTTTGGTCTGAATGATGTAAGATTTGCAAAACCGGAATGAAAGAATCTCAAACTGCTTGATTTTAGAATGATATAATAATCAATCGTATAAAAAACTAGTCAAATGCTTCTCTCACCTTGGCTGTTTGTAACAATGAAACATGCAAGTTTATTCAATTGATAAGACACCACTTCTAGGAAACTAATCATAGTAAACACAATATTCATTTAAATCGTAGGAAACTGCTAAGAGAAACAATCAAAGCACCAGAGCAAGATATGTGCAGAAATACGAGATTGAACACCATCCAGTTCTTTCCCTTCAAGACTAGGACGATAGTGGAATTATGATTGGTTGTCCCACACCAAATCTGATTACTCATATGCAAGTTAAAACTTAATAATCAACTACGAACTCTGATATAGATTATCTATATGATGAGATCAAAACACTAATGTTCTCTGAAGCACATACCATATGAAGGGAGCATGAAACAAATTGTTAAAGAATTGAAAATTAGATGAATGATATATAGATGTGTGGTTAGGAAATAGCTTCACATCAAATAGTTTGTTTGAGCCCCAAGCACAGAGAATTAAACACCGCCATAAGAAGACCAAATCCTTTAGTAGAGTGTTGTGCACACTGATTGTTAAGTTGTCATGGTACCAAAATGAGAACACAAGACTCAAACACAAAAACTTAATTACTCTATGATGAAAATTCAGCAAAGAAATACTATAATACAATGTAATTTCCACCGCTAATAAAATGAATAGTGCATTATACCAAAGTATTTGGATCTATTATTCATCAAGATAAAAGGAACAATGAAGAAATTGTTGATAGCATAAAGTTGGATTAAGAGTTTTTGGTAGTTAAAAAAACTTATACAAAAATGTAGTGTAAGAGGAATGAGAATGTTGAGAAGAGTAATAGACGTAGCATGCCCAATCAATTAGGAGAAGCTGCAGCTACGATTAAGATATGGCCATACCAAAAGTTGGTCCTTAGATTTCATAGTTGGATAAATGTACTATGTTATAAGGAGGTGTACAACAATTAAAGACAAATTCACCTAGTACAATGAGAAAAGATCTATATGTTCTTGGTATCACTGAAGAAATGACCTTACACAAGACCGATGATATGAAATAGATATAAGGTGGGATGAGACCAATCAATTGAGATTCAACAGTGCTTCTTGTCCGGAAGTCTTACTGTTTAAGGGTTGAGATTCAACACTGCTTCTTGTCTTAAAGTTTAACTGTTAAAGGGTTGAGAAACAACAAATTTACAGCCAAGACTAAAAAACACTACCTTTCAATCTAGCATGATTGTGGATGTTTTGAAACTCACCTAGAATACCTTGTTCCAATCCTCCTGATAATGTCAATACACCTCATGATTAGTGTGGCCCTCAGTTGTACCTGTATGTTTGCTTTGCAAGAATAGCATATGTTTTGATAGAATAACTATtcttatatttaagtttaaataatagACCTGGAATCCAAATTCATAGATTAATTATTTCTTCTTAATTCACCTTAGTTTGTCTGACTTACAATTTTGGTAAACCAAACATAGGAATGAAACTGAATCATCCATTCCATGCTTTGAACAAAGTATGAAGATATATTTCTGTTCCATTTCTTTTTGAACAAATTATGAACAtatgtttctgtttcttttttacTTTACTCTATTATCCAAGAGCACCCAATCCATTATTAGTCAATTTCATTTTGCGAATCAAACCTAATGTCACCCATTGAGGTGTTTTATCACGAATAGGATCTCAGGGTATTCCGCTCGCTTTTCTCTAATGGTCACGGTTCATTACAGTTTAGTAATTTGGGAAATGGGCACATTCAATAAAACCAGGTACTGTTAGGTAATTTTGGAAATACGTACATTCTCTAGGGATGTTTAGTTTCTATTAGGATCATAATAAAGAATTAGCATAAAATCAATAAAGTTGTgtagagataaaaaaaatatataatttttcttgaaTCTGGAATTACAATAAACCATAAGTTCAAAATTTAGTCATGGTTAGGAAGCAAAAATAATCACACATTGAAATATTATGGCATAACAAGTATCTCATTTTCCAGATTAACGAGAAACAATAGAAAGAAAAAACTAGTAGCAACAAtgctaataaaaaaaatgttcacTGCAAAAAAATTGATAAAGGAGCCTATCAGAGACATAGCAAAAGCCATTTTATCCTAGGCAATTGCTCCACCACACCACTTCCTTTTTTTGTTTGGAGTTATAGGTAGTGTTTTTGAGACCAGAAATTCATAATCAATCCGGTCTAATTTgatttataaataaatcaatTGGTATAAAAACAGTGAAAATGAAAATTGTTAATATAAAAGTCTTAATATAGTAATCTAGCGGCCAAGTATTTCAATTTTTATATGGCATTTTATTGTTTGCATTACATAGCCTAACATGGCATAAGCGCATGggccaaaaaaataattttaaacaataacacaatttaaaataatagaaatagaagaaaaaaaaagaaaatctaaaaaaaataaaaacagaaaaatattcaaaaattcaGGAAATAGAAACATTATAATAATAGGGAAAAACagagaaaggaagaaaaaaaatcttaatttaaaaTTTCGTATTAATAGAAAATTCATtaggaaatttttgaaatttgtttgGATCAACTTGGTAATTTTAGACAATTTAATCAAAATATCCTAAAACTATCTGTCTTTTAAAATCAAGGGTACTTGGGCCACTTCATACACCTTCAATATTGAACCATATTGCAAGTCATGTCTGGCCTAAACCATTGTCGCCCAACCCAAACCAATTCCCAAGTTAGGTCCACATAACACAACCCGAACTATACCAAACCAAAATATATACAGACAGACACATTTGTCGCCTCTATATATATAGTACATAAGCTTTGGTAATATATAAGTATAGTTTGTGTGCTATAAAATGTTTACGTTGAATTTATATGCATTTTACTATATATTAGCTGATATAAGCTAGAATAGGTTTTAATTATATACAAGTTTTGTATGTCTcaagttatttaaaattaattttttaataaacttattatatttatataaagtgttttgatatacaaaatataatttatatttatggaTTTATTCTATGAGTTGATTATTTGATtgatcaaaatattatttttaatatgactATTAACTCATATACTATATTTGTCacgtataaaaatataaataattatttagaaCTATTTTTTTTGGGTTAGACCATCAACCCAGTAGCTTTACAAGTTCGATTTCCGGCTCAATTTTCAGAACATTAATTAAGCTATGGGTTCAAATATATAGGGAGTTCTTTcacaacaagaaacaaaaataaaatagaaaaactaattaattacttTCCTAATAAGTCAAGCTGGCATAATTAAACATTTGCGTATATCAAACTTattcaaaatttcaaattttaattcaaCTTTCAAATTGTTTCTAGCTTAGATTATAATAACTATTGATCACTTGCACAAATTTTTAAGAAACATTCATGTCAAACTTATAGATGGATAACTACTTCCAATACCATATCTAAGTACACATTAGTACGATAAAGCATTTGGAAAGGTCCATGAGAGAAACAAAAAGGCATCTTATATTCCTAATACATTTATGTTCAAGCATCATCCAAATGACTTTACTATCAAGCATCATCCAAATGACTTTACTATCACCATATATTAGTAGATATGGACTAAATTTTATAGAGTTTGACATATATATCTAGTTTACGCTTTGAACACAACTAGGTATTTCATACAAAAAAGACACTTATGAATC is drawn from Zingiber officinale cultivar Zhangliang chromosome 1B, Zo_v1.1, whole genome shotgun sequence and contains these coding sequences:
- the LOC121983929 gene encoding beta-glucosidase 12-like isoform X2 is translated as MGMDAYRFSISWSRILPTGSLSGGINREGVDYYNNLINELIANGLQPFVTLFHWDSPQALEDKYGGFLSQLIVEDFRDFAEVCFREFGDRVKYWMTFNEPWTFALMVYPDGDKLGQCFPWASGECHVADLGRDPYTIAHYQLLAHTAAVALFREKFQAMQKGEIGIAINSHWFLPYNGTESDHEAASKSLDFMLGWLLDPLTQGDYPASMRTNVKDRLPKFTERESQMLKGSFDFVGINYYTSLYAYSNHPSTDANPNFYSDQHAIQTGKRAGVLIGPKAASDWLFIYPPGLKQLLLHVKTKYNNPVVYITENGVDEFNNETLSLEDALKDDTRTSYFEQHLFYLNQAIREGVDVRGYFAWSLLDNFEWRSGYTLRFGINFVDYKNGLKRYPKKSAIWFTKFLKG
- the LOC121983929 gene encoding beta-glucosidase 12-like isoform X1; amino-acid sequence: MTEDGKFIEREKYDLEYEGAATEGGRGPSIWDTLSHRHPELIADGSNGDVAVDSYHLYKEDVNIIKRMGMDAYRFSISWSRILPTGSLSGGINREGVDYYNNLINELIANGLQPFVTLFHWDSPQALEDKYGGFLSQLIVEDFRDFAEVCFREFGDRVKYWMTFNEPWTFALMVYPDGDKLGQCFPWASGECHVADLGRDPYTIAHYQLLAHTAAVALFREKFQAMQKGEIGIAINSHWFLPYNGTESDHEAASKSLDFMLGWLLDPLTQGDYPASMRTNVKDRLPKFTERESQMLKGSFDFVGINYYTSLYAYSNHPSTDANPNFYSDQHAIQTGKRAGVLIGPKAASDWLFIYPPGLKQLLLHVKTKYNNPVVYITENGVDEFNNETLSLEDALKDDTRTSYFEQHLFYLNQAIREGVDVRGYFAWSLLDNFEWRSGYTLRFGINFVDYKNGLKRYPKKSAIWFTKFLKG